The following coding sequences lie in one Anguilla rostrata isolate EN2019 chromosome 8, ASM1855537v3, whole genome shotgun sequence genomic window:
- the LOC135261338 gene encoding matrix metalloproteinase-21-like isoform X1: protein MLKGTPPSYPDLRAPYALHHQAGADKRVAARGLETAPVLGSGAHRCKRSRGPDGARGPMPGMAFAKKSLRWRLLAEGYSARLPARQQRRVVALAFRRWAEVTPLTFQEDSSSPGTEIDIRLGFGTGRHFGCPWSFDGPGGELAHTYQPGEIHLDDDEPFSIPPSDHGVNLLQVALHEIGHVLGLPHSPSPDSVMNPLYPTTGGTLELDWQDKRAIQELYGQCEGPFDTVFDWVRKGPEAQQGEPVIWFNTYFLRGSQYWLYENRRGRPRRGDPRGLEQGWRGLPAGIDAFLHVWTTDMDRTYFFKGIQYWRYDNGADQTFSQDAEGLAYPRRISDGFPGIAGPLDTAAFLWQLGLVYFFKGAQVWGYNVSSHQVQQGFPESLEDVFPALVLNDHPKGNLDAAYYSYSHHTLFLIKGLYYWEVSTGGDGEHPLSHNVLLPHRRVAEQWKDLCDIHPTTVRGR, encoded by the exons ATGCTCAAGGGCACGCCGCCATCCTACCCTGACCTTCGAGCTCCGTATGCACTCCATCACCAGGCCGGAGCTGACAAGAGAGTAGCGGCCCGTGGTCTAGAGACAGCCCCGGTCCTGGGCTCCGGAGCGCACAGGTGCAAGCGCTCGCGGGGGCCCGACGGGGCTCGGGGTCCCATGCCGGGGATGGCATTCGCCAAAAAGAGCCTTAGGTGGCGCTTGCTCGCCGAGGGTTACAGCGCCCGCCTTCCCGCCCGGCAGCAGAGACGGGTCGTCGCTCTGGCCTTCCGACGCTGGGCCGAGGTGACCCCGCTGACCTTCCAGGAGGACTCCAGCTCCCCGGGGACCGAGATTGACATCCGCCTGGGATTCGGCACAG GGCGTCACTTTGGCTGCCCCTGGTCATTTGATGGGCCCGGTGGGGAGCTGGCACACACCTACCAGCCGGGAGAGATACACCTGGATGACGATGAGCCCTTTAGCATCCCCCCGTCTGACCACGGAGTTAATCTgctgcag GTGGCACTGCATGAGATAGGACACGTCCTAGGACTGCCCCACTCGCCGTCTCCGGACTCAGTCATGAACCCTCTATACCCCACCACCGGGGGCACTCTGGAACTAGACTGGCAGGACAAGAGGGCCATCCAGGAGCTGTATG GGCAGTGTGAGGGCCCCTTCGACACTGTGTTCGACTGGGTGAGGAAAGGGCCTGAGGCACAGCAGGGGGAGCCGGTGATCTGGTTCAACACTTATTTCCTGCGCGGCAGTCAGTACTGGCTGTACGAGAATCGCCGGGGGCGACCTCGTCGAGGAGACCCTCGGGGCCTGGAGCAGGGCTGGAGGGGGCTGCCTGCTGGCATAGATGCCTTCCTCCATGTCTGGACCACCGACATGGACAGGACCTACTTCTTTAAAG GCATTCAATACTGGCGCTATGACAACGGCGCCGACCAGACTTTTTCCCAGGATGCCGAGGGCCTGGCGTACCCAAGGCGCATCTCTGATGGCTTCCCAGGCATTGCCGGCCCCCTGGACACCGCGGCATTTTTATGGCAACTTGGCCTTGTCTACTTTTTCAAGGGTGCCCAG GTGTGGGGATACAATGTGTCAAGTCATCAAGTGCAGCAAGGATTCCCTGAAAGTTTAGAGGATGTTTTTCCCGCCCTTGTTTTGAATGATCATCCAAAAG GTAACTTGGATGCTGCATACTACTCCTACTCCCACCACACCTTGTTCTTAATTAAAGGGTTATACTACTGGGAGGTGTCCACGGGAGGTGATGGAGAACATCCTCTTTCCCACAATGTCTTGCTGCCCCACAGGAGAGTGGCCGAACAGTGGAAGGACTTGTGTGACATCCATCCCACCACTGTGCGTGGCAGATAA
- the LOC135261338 gene encoding matrix metalloproteinase-21-like isoform X2, which translates to MLKGTPPSYPDLRAPYALHHQAGADKRVAARGLETAPVLGSGAHRCKRSRGPDGARGPMPGMAFAKKSLRWRLLAEGYSARLPARQQRRVVALAFRRWAEVTPLTFQEDSSSPGTEIDIRLGFGTGRHFGCPWSFDGPGGELAHTYQPGEIHLDDDEPFSIPPSDHGVNLLQVALHEIGHVLGLPHSPSPDSVMNPLYPTTGGTLELDWQDKRAIQELYGQCEGPFDTVFDWVRKGPEAQQGEPVIWFNTYFLRGSQYWLYENRRGRPRRGDPRGLEQGWRGLPAGIDAFLHVWTTDMDRTYFFKGIQYWRYDNGADQTFSQDAEGLAYPRRISDGFPGIAGPLDTAAFLWQLGLVYFFKGAQVTWMLHTTPTPTTPCS; encoded by the exons ATGCTCAAGGGCACGCCGCCATCCTACCCTGACCTTCGAGCTCCGTATGCACTCCATCACCAGGCCGGAGCTGACAAGAGAGTAGCGGCCCGTGGTCTAGAGACAGCCCCGGTCCTGGGCTCCGGAGCGCACAGGTGCAAGCGCTCGCGGGGGCCCGACGGGGCTCGGGGTCCCATGCCGGGGATGGCATTCGCCAAAAAGAGCCTTAGGTGGCGCTTGCTCGCCGAGGGTTACAGCGCCCGCCTTCCCGCCCGGCAGCAGAGACGGGTCGTCGCTCTGGCCTTCCGACGCTGGGCCGAGGTGACCCCGCTGACCTTCCAGGAGGACTCCAGCTCCCCGGGGACCGAGATTGACATCCGCCTGGGATTCGGCACAG GGCGTCACTTTGGCTGCCCCTGGTCATTTGATGGGCCCGGTGGGGAGCTGGCACACACCTACCAGCCGGGAGAGATACACCTGGATGACGATGAGCCCTTTAGCATCCCCCCGTCTGACCACGGAGTTAATCTgctgcag GTGGCACTGCATGAGATAGGACACGTCCTAGGACTGCCCCACTCGCCGTCTCCGGACTCAGTCATGAACCCTCTATACCCCACCACCGGGGGCACTCTGGAACTAGACTGGCAGGACAAGAGGGCCATCCAGGAGCTGTATG GGCAGTGTGAGGGCCCCTTCGACACTGTGTTCGACTGGGTGAGGAAAGGGCCTGAGGCACAGCAGGGGGAGCCGGTGATCTGGTTCAACACTTATTTCCTGCGCGGCAGTCAGTACTGGCTGTACGAGAATCGCCGGGGGCGACCTCGTCGAGGAGACCCTCGGGGCCTGGAGCAGGGCTGGAGGGGGCTGCCTGCTGGCATAGATGCCTTCCTCCATGTCTGGACCACCGACATGGACAGGACCTACTTCTTTAAAG GCATTCAATACTGGCGCTATGACAACGGCGCCGACCAGACTTTTTCCCAGGATGCCGAGGGCCTGGCGTACCCAAGGCGCATCTCTGATGGCTTCCCAGGCATTGCCGGCCCCCTGGACACCGCGGCATTTTTATGGCAACTTGGCCTTGTCTACTTTTTCAAGGGTGCCCAG GTAACTTGGATGCTGCATACTACTCCTACTCCCACCACACCTTGTTCTTAA